A genomic window from Erpetoichthys calabaricus chromosome 17, fErpCal1.3, whole genome shotgun sequence includes:
- the islr2 gene encoding immunoglobulin superfamily containing leucine-rich repeat protein 2, with product MMAYMRCLVLWTFFMRAAQSCPEPCICTDKYAHQFTDCAYKELQVVPEGLPSNVTTLSLTANKIKSLLKNSFANVTQVTSLWLAHNEIVTIEKGTLAVLVQLRNLDLSYNQIAHFPWEDLYNLTALQLLKMNNNHMVNLPKDAFSTLKDLRSLRINNNRFTSILQGTFDSLSSMSHLQIYNNPFSCTCTLYWLKDWIEGALISIPEQESIVCESPEDFKGIQISKLPKLQCVPPSVSISTLPSLDSTVLVEGMTLTLHCNTSGSPKPEVKWNIRTGNQNIQFNLPVGHTENHDLPLEDSQNTATRFLVFKNGTLIVPHISKRDNGSYVCSAKNDQGSKESTVKVAVSGIGKGAVNTMQERIFDKNAISEGKSGVNVFKNHEISLPDSEITITGPTKATYSVATERGGAAVASGAPVITQKCGIRDRTQYISNHAFNQSTEDQKRHTFDFGVIALEVSETEAKVQLTALQTSVEKAHLEMLYLCVDAGNGHSLVQWSKIEAGVNAYQFQGLHPGTNYTLCLTYTGDDCQVQVVFTTRRKVPSLLIIVVVSTFLLAIATVPLLGATCCHLLYKYQGKTYKLIMKTQNPDQMEKHMVADFDPRASYADSEKNYNASEMGETAGDGEEVEAEMEADESIVNESIPGSQSKTNQEEFEVGSEYSDRLPLGAEAVNISPEINGNYKQSGR from the coding sequence ATGATGGCATACATGCGCTGCTTAGTCCTGTGGACTTTTTTCATGAGAGCCGCCCAGAGCTGCCCCGAACCTTGCATTTGCACCGACAAATACGCGCATCAATTTACGGACTGCGCCTACAAAGAACTGCAAGTCGTGCCCGAAGGACTGCCATCCAACGTGACCACACTTAGCTTAACCGCGAACAAAATCAAGTCCTTACTGAAAAACTCTTTCGCAAATGTCACCCAAGTCACCTCTCTATGGCTGGCCCACAACGAAATCGTGACCATCGAGAAGGGCACTTTGGCAGTACTTGTCCAGTTGCGGAATCTGGATCTTAGCTATAACCAGATTGCCCATTTCCCTTGGGAAGACCTCTACAATCTCACAGCTTTACAGCTTCTGAAAATGAACAACAACCACATGGTTAACCTTCCGAAAGATGCCTTTTCTACTCTCAAAGACTTGCGATCCCTGAGAATTAACAACAACAGGTTTACCTCCATACTACAGGGCACCTTCGACTCCTTGAGCTCAATGTCACATCTCCAAATCTATAACAACCCGTTCAGCTGTACCTGCACTCTCTACTGGCTGAAAGACTGGATTGAAGGTGCGCTTATCTCCATCCCCGAGCAGGAATCTATCGTATGTGAGTCTCCGGAAGATTTCAAAGGGATCCAGATTTCAAAACTGCCAAAGCTCCAATGCGTACCCCCAAGCGTATCGATCTCTACTCTGCCCAGTCTTGACAGCACCGTGCTCGTGGAAGGCATGACCCTAACGCTTCATTGCAACACCAGCGGGAGTCCCAAACCAGAGGTGAAGTGGAACATCAGGACCGGCAACCAGAACATCCAGTTTAACCTGCCAGTAGGTCACACGGAAAATCACGATCTACCCTTAGAGGACTCCCAAAACACGGCCACACGCTTCTTGGTGTTTAAAAACGGAACGCTGATCGTCCCGCATATCAGTAAGCGGGATAACGGCAGTTACGTGTGCTCTGCCAAAAACGATCAAGGGAGCAAAGAGAGCACAGTTAAGGTGGCGGTGTCGGGCATCGGCAAAGGTGCGGTTAACACGATGCAAGAGCGTATCTTTGACAAGAACGCCATCTCTGAAGGGAAATCCGGCGTGAACGTTTTCAAAAACCACGAGATTAGCCTTCCGGACTCGGAAATCACGATCACCGGCCCCACGAAGGCTACTTACTCCGTGGCCACGGAGCGAGGGGGTGCAGCGGTCGCCTCCGGGGCTCCCGTAATCACGCAGAAGTGCGGCATCAGGGACAGAACTCAGTACATCTCCAATCACGCATTCAACCAAAGTACCGAGGATCAGAAACGGCACACTTTTGACTTCGGTGTCATTGCCTTGGAAGTCTCTGAAACGGAGGCCAAAGTTCAGCTGACCGCGTTACAGACCTCCGTGGAAAAGGCACACTTGGAAATGCTTTACTTGTGCGTAGATGCGGGGAACGGCCACTCTTTGGTCCAGTGGTCCAAGATCGAGGCGGGGGTTAATGCCTATCAATTCCAAGGCCTCCATCCGGGTACCAACTACACCCTGTGCCTCACTTACACTGGAGATGACTGTCAGGTGCAGGTTGTTTTCACCACGAGAAGGAAAGTTCCTTCCTTGTTGATCATCGTGGTGGTGAGCACGTTTTTGCTGGCCATTGCTACGGTTCCACTGCTGGGGGCCACCTGCTGCCACCTGCTTTACAAATACCAAGGCAAGACCTATAAGTTGATCATGAAAACACAAAATCCCGATCAAATGGAGAAGCACATGGTCGCCGATTTTGACCCCAGGGCGTCTTATGCGGATTCGGAAAAGAATTACAATGCGAGTGAGATGGGAGAGACGGCGGGGGACGGGGAAGAGGTGGAGGCAGAAATGGAGGCGGACGAGAGCATTGTAAACGAATCTATTCCCGGCTCTCAATCCAAAACCAATCAGGAGGAATTCGAAGTGGGGTCCGAGTACAGTGATCGCTTACCGCTGGGGGCCGAGGCCGTGAATATCTCTCCAGAGATTAATGGCAACTACAAACAATCAGGTCGCTGA